A segment of the Chitinophagaceae bacterium genome:
GAAGAAATCAATACAAGCCCAACACTGGTTACAAAGGATAAAATCAAACCATCATTACTGCTGACCTCTGTACTGAAGAATTCTGTTTTTGAAGTTTCCAGTCAGGGTGTTACATCAAACTTTGCGGGATTTTATACAAACCCTGCTTCAGGTGATATTTTTTTGGATCGTGATTTTGGTGGCGACTTTGGAAGTTACAGCAGCTATCTTATAAATATTGCGGAGATAATCCGGCTTACTGCAAACGATCCTGCTCTCAGCAATCAAAATGCTATTGCAAGAATTTGGAAAGCGTGGTTGTTTCAACGGCTTACTGATAAGTACGGTGATATCCCTTATACAGATGCGGTTCATGATGCAGACAATATCGTCCTTCAACCTAAGTACGATAAACAGGAAGACATCTATAAAGATTTGCTGAAAGAATTAAAAGAGGCCGCCGCACAATTAGTTGTTGATCCTGCTAAGGCATCATTTGGGAGTGCGGATATTCTCTTGGGTGGTAGTGTAGATGGTTGGAAAAGATTTGCCAATTCATTGCGTTTAAGGATGGCTATCAGAGTACGTTATGCAGATGCCACGCTTGCTGCTCAGCATATCACAGAGGTTATAACAGGTCCATTGATTCAGAATAATTCTCAGAATGTAACATTATCAACTTTGGATGATGGACAAAGCGACAACCTGAATGAACTTTATTCCAAAAATTTGCGGCAGCCCGATAATATGACCGTATCATTTACAGTAACAGATAATTTACTGAGGGTAAATGATCCAAGATTATCCCTGTTTGCAAAACCTGCTGTTAAACCTGCACCCGGCGCTTTGTACAGGGGAGCGCCACTTCAGATCGGTGGAGACCAAAGACCAAGATACGGAACAGATTCAGTATCGCTGATGGGTGATTATTTTTTGCAGCCAGTATTCGATATTGTTGTTATGAATGCTGCTGAAGTATATTTCCTGAGGGCTGAAGCTGCCTTGGCAAGTTTAACTTCTGAAAACGCCCAGCTAATGTATGCTGCAGGTATTCAGGCAGCAATGGATCAGTATGGAATTGCTTCTTCAGCTACCACAACTTACCTTGCTTCTGCTGCCGGTACATTAACAGGAACTACCGAGCAAAAACTGGAGCAGATTATTGTACAGAAATGGCTTGGCATTTATTATAATGGTGATGAAGGTTGGGCTGAGTTCAGGCGTACCGGTTACCCAAGAATATGGACGGGTAATGTATTGGGTGATACAGGAGGTAAAGTTCCCCGCAGGTTCACCTATCCAAGAAGTGAATTCTTGCAAAACCAGGCCAGTGTGCAGGAAGCCATCAGCAGGCTTACTGGTGGCGATGAATTATTGAGCAGGATATGGTGGGATAAAAAAGCAGGACTACCTTTCGCTCATCCAAAGCAGGGAATGTTTCCGCCTGAATTTTAAAGTTTTTTGAAGGAGCAAAATGGGGAATAGCTCCATGTTGATAAAACCAATAAGATTAAATAAACGATTTCGTTTTGGTATAGCAGGCAATTAGATGATGAAAGGGCTGTCCCAATGGACAGCCCTTTACTTTGATAACGTTA
Coding sequences within it:
- a CDS encoding SusD/RagB family nutrient-binding outer membrane lipoprotein, with amino-acid sequence MKRNTLLIKIVTVVFCAAFITGCTKKFEEINTSPTLVTKDKIKPSLLLTSVLKNSVFEVSSQGVTSNFAGFYTNPASGDIFLDRDFGGDFGSYSSYLINIAEIIRLTANDPALSNQNAIARIWKAWLFQRLTDKYGDIPYTDAVHDADNIVLQPKYDKQEDIYKDLLKELKEAAAQLVVDPAKASFGSADILLGGSVDGWKRFANSLRLRMAIRVRYADATLAAQHITEVITGPLIQNNSQNVTLSTLDDGQSDNLNELYSKNLRQPDNMTVSFTVTDNLLRVNDPRLSLFAKPAVKPAPGALYRGAPLQIGGDQRPRYGTDSVSLMGDYFLQPVFDIVVMNAAEVYFLRAEAALASLTSENAQLMYAAGIQAAMDQYGIASSATTTYLASAAGTLTGTTEQKLEQIIVQKWLGIYYNGDEGWAEFRRTGYPRIWTGNVLGDTGGKVPRRFTYPRSEFLQNQASVQEAISRLTGGDELLSRIWWDKKAGLPFAHPKQGMFPPEF